Proteins from a genomic interval of Microbacterium esteraromaticum:
- a CDS encoding MATE family efflux transporter has product MVASTPPPATLNREILRLAVPALGALVAEPLFLIIDAAMVGHLGIVPLAGLGIASAVLQTIVGLMVFLAYSTTPAVARRFGAGRPGDAVSVGIDGMWLALALGALLAIVGSLLTPGAVDLFGATDAVAGEARAYLGISMWGLPAMLIVFAATGLLRGMQDTMTPLWIAGLGFAANAGLNWVFIYGLGWGIAGSAFGTVVAQWGMVAAYALVIRRLAVRHGASVRAQRGGLGVTARSSGWLFLRTVSLRVALLVTVGVATGIGTQELAGWQIAFTIFSTAAFALDALAIAAQALVGKGLGAGDLDQVHRVLRRTVAWGAWFGVLVGVIIAASSPVIGLLFTGDAEVAALIQPALIVLAIAQPIAGVVFVLDGVLMGANDARYLAIVGVLNLVPFLPALWIIAATGVDGAAGLVWLAVAFFGVYLLARLGTLSWRVRTDAWTKVDA; this is encoded by the coding sequence ATGGTGGCATCCACTCCCCCGCCCGCGACGCTGAACCGCGAGATCTTGCGACTCGCAGTACCCGCGCTCGGTGCACTCGTCGCCGAGCCGCTGTTTCTCATCATCGACGCCGCGATGGTCGGGCACCTCGGCATCGTGCCGCTGGCGGGGCTCGGCATCGCCAGCGCCGTGCTGCAGACGATCGTCGGGCTCATGGTCTTCCTCGCCTACTCGACCACTCCCGCCGTCGCACGGCGTTTCGGCGCCGGCAGGCCCGGAGACGCCGTGTCGGTCGGCATCGACGGCATGTGGCTCGCCCTGGCGCTCGGTGCGCTGCTCGCCATCGTCGGATCGCTGCTGACGCCGGGGGCGGTCGACCTGTTCGGCGCCACCGATGCGGTCGCCGGCGAAGCGCGCGCCTACCTCGGCATCTCGATGTGGGGCCTGCCCGCGATGCTCATCGTGTTCGCCGCGACTGGTCTGCTGCGCGGCATGCAAGACACCATGACCCCGCTGTGGATCGCCGGGCTCGGCTTCGCGGCCAACGCCGGCCTGAACTGGGTGTTCATCTACGGGCTCGGCTGGGGCATCGCCGGCTCGGCCTTCGGCACGGTCGTCGCGCAATGGGGCATGGTCGCCGCGTACGCCCTCGTCATCCGGCGCCTGGCCGTGCGGCACGGGGCATCTGTCCGGGCCCAACGCGGTGGCCTCGGCGTGACTGCTCGTTCCAGCGGCTGGCTGTTCCTGCGCACGGTCAGTCTGCGTGTGGCGCTGTTGGTGACCGTCGGGGTCGCTACCGGCATCGGCACGCAGGAGCTCGCGGGGTGGCAGATCGCGTTCACCATCTTCTCGACCGCGGCCTTCGCGCTCGACGCGCTGGCGATCGCCGCGCAGGCGCTCGTCGGCAAGGGTCTCGGCGCCGGCGACCTCGACCAGGTGCACCGCGTACTGCGCCGCACCGTTGCGTGGGGCGCGTGGTTCGGAGTGCTCGTGGGCGTCATCATCGCCGCATCGTCGCCGGTGATCGGTCTGCTGTTCACGGGGGATGCAGAGGTGGCCGCACTCATACAGCCCGCCCTCATCGTGCTCGCCATCGCCCAGCCGATCGCCGGCGTCGTGTTCGTACTCGACGGGGTACTCATGGGGGCGAACGACGCCCGCTACCTGGCGATCGTCGGCGTGCTCAACCTCGTGCCCTTCCTGCCGGCGCTCTGGATCATCGCCGCCACCGGCGTCGACGGTGCCGCAGGGCTGGTCTGGCTCGCGGTCGCTTTCTTCGGCGTCTACCTGCTGGCCAGACTCGGCACCCTCAGCTGGCGCGTACGCACCGACGCCTGGACGAAAGTGGATGCCTGA
- a CDS encoding TrmH family RNA methyltransferase: MDEQTPEHTTHGVGPYPGGREAWPTEEHFDPELLEHGDTRNVIDRYRYWRMEAIVADLDTKRHAFHVAIENWQHDMNIGSIVRSANAFLADTVHIIGRRRWNKRGAMVTDRYQHVVHHPDVASFADWAAAEGIPILAVDNVGEAVPVDKAELPERCVLLFGQEGPGLSDEALAAASAHIEITQYGSTRSINASAAGAVVMYEWCRRYA, translated from the coding sequence ATGGACGAGCAGACCCCCGAGCACACCACACACGGGGTCGGCCCCTATCCCGGCGGGCGCGAGGCCTGGCCCACCGAAGAGCACTTCGACCCGGAGCTGCTCGAGCACGGCGACACCCGCAACGTGATCGACCGCTACCGCTACTGGCGTATGGAGGCGATCGTCGCCGACCTCGACACCAAGCGCCACGCGTTCCACGTCGCGATCGAGAACTGGCAGCACGACATGAACATCGGCTCGATCGTGCGCAGCGCTAACGCGTTCCTCGCCGACACCGTGCACATCATCGGCCGTCGCCGCTGGAACAAGCGCGGCGCGATGGTCACCGACCGATACCAGCATGTCGTCCACCATCCGGATGTGGCGTCGTTCGCCGACTGGGCGGCCGCCGAAGGCATCCCGATCCTCGCCGTCGACAATGTCGGCGAGGCCGTTCCGGTCGACAAGGCTGAACTGCCCGAGCGGTGCGTGCTGCTGTTCGGGCAGGAGGGGCCGGGGCTCTCGGATGAAGCGCTCGCGGCAGCATCCGCGCACATCGAGATCACGCAGTACGGATCGACGCGCTCGATCAACGCCAGCGCGGCCGGTGCGGTCGTGATGTACGAATGGTGCCGGCGCTACGCCTGA
- a CDS encoding M13 family metallopeptidase: protein MTDVLPSGLAVSEFNHDIRPQDDLYRHVNGTWLEAAEIPADKARWGSFHMLAEQAEKDVHAIVEESQSAEPGTLARKVGDLFTSFMDTERIAALGTAPLAEQLAKVDAIDSIPAFLATVGAFDRDGVAALIGVFVEPDPGNPERYVPFAVQAGLSLPDESYYRLENFEGTRAAYRAHLERLLNLASVADAAGTADRAFALEHEIAGHHWDNVASRDAVKTYNLKTWGEFEQLVGVDLSPWRDAVAEVNPAAFDELVVFQPSFFEGLGALLTDARLEDWKAWLRAKVVHGVAAYLTDEFVDENFSFYGTELTGTPSIRERWKRGVSLVEGALGDAVGRIYVERHFPAESKAAMDELVANLIEAYRQSIETLEWMSPETREKALAKLATFRPKIGHPDVWRDYDAVEIAADDLIGNARRATRFEHDRQISKVGKPIDRDEWFMPPQMVNAYYNPLMNEIVFPAAILQYPFFDPNRDAAANYGGIGSVIGHEIGHGFDDQGSRYDGDGRLQDWWTDADRAAFEERTKALIAQYDALTPLGLDDEHKVNGALTIGENIGDLGGLGIALKAYELSLQGGEDVVIDGYTGVQRLLLSWAQVWQQKSRDAETIRLLTIDPHSPNEFRCNQILSNVDAFYTAFEVSEGDALYLPEQQRVTIW, encoded by the coding sequence ATGACAGACGTTCTGCCCTCCGGTCTCGCCGTCTCCGAGTTCAACCACGACATTCGTCCGCAGGACGACCTCTACCGTCACGTGAACGGCACGTGGCTGGAGGCCGCCGAGATCCCCGCCGACAAGGCACGCTGGGGATCGTTCCACATGCTGGCCGAGCAGGCCGAGAAAGATGTGCACGCGATCGTCGAGGAATCGCAGTCGGCCGAGCCCGGCACGCTTGCCCGCAAGGTCGGCGACCTGTTCACCAGCTTCATGGACACCGAGCGCATCGCGGCCCTCGGTACGGCACCGCTTGCCGAGCAGCTGGCCAAGGTCGACGCGATCGACAGCATTCCCGCATTCCTCGCCACGGTCGGGGCTTTCGATCGCGACGGCGTCGCCGCGCTGATCGGCGTTTTCGTCGAGCCCGACCCCGGCAACCCCGAGCGGTACGTGCCGTTCGCCGTTCAGGCCGGTCTGTCGTTGCCCGATGAGAGCTACTACCGCCTGGAGAACTTCGAGGGAACCCGGGCCGCCTACCGGGCGCACCTCGAGCGGCTGCTGAACCTGGCATCCGTCGCCGATGCTGCGGGCACCGCAGACCGGGCGTTCGCGCTCGAACACGAGATCGCCGGTCACCACTGGGACAACGTCGCATCGCGCGACGCCGTGAAGACCTACAACCTCAAGACGTGGGGCGAGTTCGAACAGCTCGTCGGCGTCGATCTCTCGCCGTGGCGCGACGCGGTCGCCGAGGTGAACCCGGCGGCGTTCGATGAGCTCGTCGTCTTCCAGCCCAGCTTCTTCGAGGGGCTCGGCGCGCTGCTCACCGACGCGCGACTCGAGGACTGGAAGGCCTGGCTGCGCGCGAAGGTCGTGCACGGCGTCGCCGCGTACCTGACCGACGAGTTCGTCGACGAGAACTTCTCGTTCTACGGCACCGAGCTGACCGGCACCCCGAGCATCCGCGAGCGCTGGAAGCGGGGCGTGTCACTCGTCGAGGGCGCTCTCGGCGATGCCGTCGGGCGGATCTACGTCGAGCGGCACTTCCCGGCCGAGTCGAAGGCCGCGATGGACGAGCTGGTCGCCAACCTCATCGAGGCCTACCGCCAGAGCATCGAGACGCTCGAGTGGATGAGCCCTGAGACGCGTGAGAAGGCGCTCGCCAAGCTCGCGACCTTCCGACCGAAGATCGGCCACCCCGACGTGTGGCGCGACTATGACGCCGTCGAAATCGCTGCCGACGACCTGATCGGCAACGCGCGCCGAGCGACCCGGTTCGAGCACGACCGCCAGATCTCGAAGGTCGGCAAGCCGATCGATCGCGACGAGTGGTTCATGCCGCCGCAGATGGTCAACGCCTACTACAACCCGCTGATGAACGAGATCGTGTTCCCGGCGGCGATCCTGCAGTACCCGTTCTTCGATCCCAACCGCGATGCGGCCGCGAACTACGGCGGGATCGGTTCGGTGATCGGTCACGAGATCGGGCACGGCTTCGACGACCAGGGCAGCCGCTACGACGGCGACGGGCGTCTGCAGGACTGGTGGACCGACGCGGATCGCGCGGCGTTCGAGGAGCGCACCAAGGCTCTGATCGCCCAGTACGACGCTCTTACCCCGCTGGGCCTCGATGACGAGCACAAGGTCAACGGCGCCCTCACGATCGGTGAGAACATCGGCGATCTGGGTGGGCTCGGCATCGCACTGAAGGCCTACGAGCTGTCGTTGCAGGGTGGGGAAGACGTTGTGATCGACGGGTACACCGGCGTACAGCGGTTGCTGTTGAGTTGGGCGCAGGTGTGGCAGCAGAAGAGCCGCGACGCCGAGACGATCCGCCTGCTGACGATCGACCCGCACTCGCCGAACGAGTTCCGTTGCAACCAGATCCTCAGCAATGTCGACGCGTTCTACACGGCGTTCGAGGTCTCCGAGGGCGACGCCCTCTACCTGCCCGAACAGCAGCGCGTCACGATCTGGTGA
- a CDS encoding acyl-CoA dehydrogenase translates to MASDYTPPVDDYTFLFGEAFGLDLPARATDGAFSADDAAEIIAGAGEFAASVLAPLETVGDREGARLEDGQVTLPAGFAEAYRAFVDAGWITAEAPESAGGDGLPGSIRAGLGELWNGSNAAFALCWLLTAGQIHALDAVASDEIRATYLTKLVSGEWTGTMNLTEPDAGTDLGAIRTMATPRADGSWGISGQKIFITWGDHDVAENIVHLVLARTPDAPEGAKGLSLFVVPKFLPEADGTPGARNTVTTVALEHKLGIHGSPTCVLAYEDATGYLVGEVGGGLAGMFVMMNSARAGMGFQATGISDRAYQQAVAYAEDRLQGAVMDRPAGTKIAEHPDVRRLLLSMQSRIFAMRALGVYLGDLFDRAETAGTGALAEFLVPILKGWATEDAVAITSDAIQVHGGMGFIEETGVAQHYRDARIMPIYEGTTAIQSNDLIGRKLIRNGGATAEALFAEMAATVETLRGLGDPVATRTADRLDRAIAAARAATGSLLGFGMTRDAYGVSVPYLMLLGTLAGGWMHALAVVAVLAHETADATDRARLVSADFYGAHHLPRVHMLAETVAAGEVA, encoded by the coding sequence ATGGCATCCGACTACACCCCGCCGGTCGACGACTACACCTTCCTCTTCGGAGAGGCTTTCGGGCTCGACCTGCCCGCGCGCGCGACCGACGGCGCCTTCAGCGCCGACGACGCCGCCGAGATCATCGCGGGCGCCGGTGAGTTCGCCGCATCCGTGCTCGCGCCCCTCGAGACCGTCGGAGACCGCGAAGGCGCGCGCCTCGAAGACGGCCAGGTGACCCTCCCGGCCGGATTCGCCGAGGCGTACCGCGCGTTCGTCGACGCCGGGTGGATCACCGCCGAAGCGCCCGAGTCTGCCGGCGGCGACGGGCTGCCCGGATCGATCCGCGCAGGGCTCGGCGAACTGTGGAACGGCTCCAACGCCGCCTTCGCACTGTGCTGGCTGCTGACAGCGGGTCAGATCCATGCGCTTGACGCCGTGGCATCCGATGAGATCCGTGCCACGTACCTCACCAAGCTCGTCTCGGGCGAGTGGACCGGCACGATGAACCTCACCGAACCCGACGCCGGCACCGACCTGGGCGCGATCCGCACCATGGCGACGCCGCGCGCCGACGGCTCGTGGGGCATCAGCGGGCAGAAGATCTTCATCACCTGGGGCGACCACGACGTCGCCGAGAACATCGTGCACCTCGTGCTCGCGCGCACCCCGGATGCCCCCGAGGGTGCCAAGGGTCTGTCGCTGTTCGTCGTGCCGAAGTTCCTGCCCGAGGCCGATGGCACTCCGGGCGCCCGCAACACCGTGACGACTGTCGCGCTCGAGCACAAGCTCGGCATCCACGGCAGCCCCACCTGTGTGCTCGCGTACGAAGACGCCACCGGGTACCTCGTGGGCGAGGTCGGCGGGGGGCTCGCCGGCATGTTCGTGATGATGAACTCCGCTCGCGCTGGCATGGGCTTCCAGGCCACCGGCATCTCGGACCGCGCCTACCAGCAGGCCGTCGCCTACGCCGAGGACCGCCTGCAGGGCGCCGTGATGGACCGACCGGCGGGCACGAAGATCGCCGAGCACCCCGACGTGCGGCGCCTGCTGCTGTCGATGCAGAGCCGCATCTTCGCGATGCGCGCACTGGGCGTGTACCTCGGTGACCTGTTCGACCGTGCCGAGACCGCTGGCACCGGCGCTCTCGCCGAGTTCCTCGTGCCGATCCTGAAGGGCTGGGCCACTGAGGACGCCGTGGCGATCACCAGCGACGCGATCCAGGTACATGGCGGCATGGGCTTCATCGAAGAGACCGGCGTCGCCCAGCACTACCGGGATGCCCGCATCATGCCCATCTACGAGGGCACGACGGCGATCCAGTCGAACGACCTGATCGGTCGCAAGCTGATCCGCAACGGCGGAGCGACCGCCGAAGCGCTGTTCGCCGAGATGGCCGCAACCGTCGAGACACTGCGCGGTCTGGGCGACCCGGTCGCGACGCGCACGGCCGACCGCCTCGACCGTGCGATCGCCGCGGCGCGTGCTGCGACGGGCTCGCTGCTCGGCTTCGGCATGACGCGAGACGCCTACGGCGTCAGCGTGCCGTATCTGATGCTGCTGGGCACCCTCGCCGGCGGATGGATGCACGCGCTCGCGGTCGTCGCCGTGCTCGCGCACGAGACAGCGGATGCCACCGACCGGGCCCGCCTGGTCAGCGCCGACTTCTACGGTGCACACCACCTGCCGCGCGTGCACATGCTGGCCGAGACGGTCGCCGCGGGCGAGGTCGCCTGA
- a CDS encoding metal ABC transporter substrate-binding protein, translating to MPKTSSLLRAGATGAALVLAVTLSACAPDSGAPAGQEPADERPTVLTTFTVLADIAQHVAGDHLAVESITKIGAEIHGYEPTPRDVAKATDVDLIIDNGLGLEAWFAQFVDNVDVPHVVVSDGIEPIDIAADAYAGKPNPHAWMSPLNVQIYVDNMVEAFSDLSPEHAADFTANGEAYKSELQQVYDQLVTELQTIPEQQRALVTCEGAFSYLARDAGLTEIYIWPVNAEQQATPQQITAAIEAVRRDEVPAVFCESTVSDKPMQQVVEATDATFGGVLYVDSLSEAGGPVPTYLDLLRHDVDTITTALRGDTP from the coding sequence GTGCCTAAAACCAGTTCTCTCCTCCGCGCGGGCGCCACAGGTGCCGCCCTGGTACTCGCCGTGACGCTGTCCGCGTGCGCCCCCGACTCCGGCGCCCCCGCAGGGCAAGAGCCTGCCGATGAGCGACCGACCGTGCTGACGACGTTCACCGTGCTCGCCGATATCGCGCAGCACGTCGCCGGCGACCATCTCGCGGTCGAATCGATCACCAAGATCGGGGCCGAGATCCACGGCTACGAACCCACGCCGCGTGACGTCGCGAAGGCAACCGACGTCGACCTCATCATCGACAACGGGCTGGGCCTGGAGGCCTGGTTCGCGCAGTTCGTCGACAACGTCGACGTGCCGCACGTGGTCGTCTCGGACGGCATCGAGCCGATCGACATCGCCGCCGACGCGTACGCCGGCAAGCCCAATCCGCACGCCTGGATGAGCCCGCTCAACGTGCAGATCTATGTCGACAACATGGTCGAGGCCTTCAGCGACCTCTCGCCCGAGCATGCGGCCGACTTCACGGCGAATGGCGAGGCCTACAAGAGCGAGCTGCAGCAGGTGTACGATCAGCTGGTCACCGAGCTGCAGACCATTCCCGAGCAGCAGCGGGCGCTGGTCACGTGCGAGGGCGCCTTCTCGTACCTTGCGCGCGACGCCGGCCTCACCGAGATCTACATCTGGCCCGTCAACGCCGAACAGCAGGCGACACCGCAGCAGATCACTGCGGCGATCGAGGCAGTGCGACGCGATGAGGTTCCCGCCGTGTTCTGCGAGTCGACCGTGTCTGACAAGCCCATGCAGCAGGTGGTCGAGGCGACGGATGCCACGTTCGGGGGCGTCCTCTACGTCGACTCGCTCTCCGAAGCCGGTGGGCCGGTGCCGACCTACCTCGACCTGCTGCGGCACGACGTCGACACGATCACCACGGCGCTGCGCGGTGACACGCCATGA
- a CDS encoding metal ABC transporter ATP-binding protein, with product MSAVPAEEPAIAVHGVSVRYGDVRALDDVSLTIPAGRVTGLVGMNGAGKSTLFKTLTGSIRPSHGTVRVGGRTPAEARRRRLIGYIPQSEEVDWAFPVSVRDVVMMGRYGGLGLTRRPRRVDHAAVDAALDRVELADLADRQIGRLSGGQRKRAFMARGLAQGADILLLDEPFAGVDKRSEAMIVRLLRDVAAEGRTVLVSTHDLHALPALADEAVLLRHRVIFHDDVRTALAPQNLASAFGLDVLERDDS from the coding sequence ATGAGCGCCGTTCCCGCCGAAGAACCCGCGATCGCGGTGCACGGTGTGTCGGTGCGCTACGGCGACGTGCGCGCCCTCGACGACGTCTCTCTGACGATCCCGGCCGGACGCGTGACGGGCCTGGTGGGTATGAACGGGGCCGGCAAGTCCACGCTGTTCAAGACGCTCACGGGGAGCATCCGCCCCTCGCACGGAACGGTGCGCGTCGGCGGCCGCACTCCCGCCGAGGCGCGGCGGCGGCGCCTGATCGGATACATCCCGCAGAGCGAGGAGGTCGATTGGGCCTTTCCGGTGTCGGTGCGCGATGTCGTCATGATGGGGCGCTACGGCGGGCTCGGACTGACGCGTCGGCCGAGGCGCGTCGACCACGCAGCGGTCGACGCGGCGCTCGACCGCGTCGAGCTGGCGGATCTCGCCGACCGCCAGATCGGTCGACTCTCGGGTGGGCAGCGCAAGCGCGCGTTCATGGCGCGCGGACTCGCGCAGGGCGCCGACATCCTGCTGCTCGACGAACCGTTCGCCGGCGTCGACAAGCGCTCCGAGGCCATGATCGTGCGCCTGCTGCGCGATGTCGCAGCCGAGGGGCGCACGGTGCTGGTGTCGACGCACGATCTGCATGCTCTACCTGCGCTGGCCGACGAGGCGGTGCTGCTGCGCCACCGGGTGATCTTCCACGACGACGTGCGCACGGCTCTCGCGCCGCAGAACCTCGCGAGCGCCTTCGGCCTCGACGTGTTGGAAAGGGACGACTCATGA
- a CDS encoding peptide MFS transporter, translated as MTSSPTEAEPASRDTRFFGQPRALVHLFGVEMWERFSFYGMQGILLIYLYFSVADGGLGVPEAIAGGILGAYGGSVYLSTILGAWLADRMFGSERVLFVSAIVIVAGHLSLALLPGLIGVGVGLVLIALGSGGLKANATSVVGTLYSPEDTRRDAGFSLFYLGINLGAFLGPILTGLLQSTAGFHWGFGLAAVGMTLGLIQYSFGRKELPASAHVVHNPLPRNRYPLVGIIAIASIAVLAVLVLIGVIRADNLSDIVILGALVATVAYFAVILSSRHVTSQERSRVWAFLPLFITSVAFWSLYLQQFTVLTVYSDKRLDREIFGWEMPIPWVQSINPVFIILLSGVFAALWSRLGTRQPSTPVKFALGTAIMGGAFLLFLPFANGGPGSTPLLAIVGILFIFTVAELLISPIGLSAATKLAPARYQTQMVALFFLSIALGSAISGWLVQFYDPANEAPYFSILGGIAIVVGAGLLLAAKPVLTLMRGVR; from the coding sequence ATGACTTCTTCGCCGACTGAGGCCGAACCGGCCTCGCGCGACACCCGCTTCTTCGGCCAACCGCGCGCGCTCGTGCACCTGTTCGGCGTCGAGATGTGGGAGCGTTTCAGCTTCTACGGCATGCAGGGCATCCTGCTGATCTACCTGTACTTCTCGGTCGCCGACGGCGGCCTCGGCGTTCCCGAGGCGATCGCCGGTGGCATCCTCGGTGCCTACGGCGGATCGGTGTACCTGTCGACGATCCTCGGCGCCTGGCTCGCCGACCGCATGTTCGGCTCGGAGCGGGTGCTGTTCGTCAGCGCGATCGTGATCGTCGCCGGCCACCTGTCGCTGGCTCTGCTGCCGGGTCTGATCGGCGTCGGCGTCGGCCTGGTGCTGATCGCGCTCGGCTCGGGCGGGCTGAAGGCCAACGCCACCTCGGTGGTCGGCACCCTCTACTCCCCCGAGGACACCCGCCGAGATGCCGGGTTCTCGCTGTTCTACCTGGGCATCAATCTGGGCGCGTTCCTGGGTCCGATCCTGACGGGCCTGCTGCAGTCGACCGCCGGCTTCCACTGGGGCTTCGGCCTCGCCGCGGTGGGCATGACCCTGGGTCTGATCCAGTACTCCTTCGGGCGCAAGGAACTGCCTGCGAGCGCCCACGTCGTGCACAACCCCCTGCCGCGCAACCGCTACCCGCTGGTGGGCATCATCGCGATCGCCTCGATCGCCGTGCTCGCCGTGCTGGTGCTGATCGGCGTGATCCGCGCCGACAACCTGTCGGACATCGTGATCCTCGGCGCGCTGGTCGCCACGGTGGCGTACTTCGCCGTGATCCTCTCGAGCCGTCACGTCACCTCGCAGGAGCGCTCGCGCGTGTGGGCCTTTCTGCCGCTGTTCATCACGAGCGTGGCGTTCTGGTCGCTGTATCTGCAGCAGTTCACCGTACTCACGGTGTACTCCGACAAGCGCCTCGACCGTGAGATCTTCGGCTGGGAGATGCCCATCCCGTGGGTGCAGTCGATCAACCCGGTCTTCATCATCCTGCTCTCGGGCGTCTTCGCGGCCCTCTGGTCGCGCCTGGGCACACGGCAGCCGTCGACTCCGGTCAAGTTCGCGCTCGGCACCGCCATCATGGGCGGGGCGTTCCTGCTGTTCCTGCCCTTCGCGAACGGTGGCCCCGGCTCGACGCCGCTGCTGGCGATCGTCGGCATCCTGTTCATCTTCACCGTCGCCGAGTTGCTGATCTCGCCCATCGGGCTGTCGGCGGCGACCAAGCTGGCGCCGGCCCGTTACCAGACGCAGATGGTGGCGCTGTTCTTCCTCTCGATCGCGCTGGGATCGGCCATCTCGGGCTGGCTGGTGCAGTTCTACGACCCAGCCAATGAGGCACCGTACTTCTCGATCCTCGGCGGCATCGCCATCGTGGTCGGGGCGGGGCTGCTGCTCGCGGCGAAGCCGGTGCTGACGCTCATGCGCGGAGTGCGCTGA
- a CDS encoding DUF1992 domain-containing protein produces the protein MSDAMGEAARYRAHQAVGEAPEADADTPPPMTLNAQNKAEFVETAIQIAIRQGQFDDLPGAGKPLEGLGTHHDPDWWIRRKIETENLSGLGPPALMLRVEDRGLADDLDRLTNEQDVRDVVEDFNRRVIDARRQLNGGPPVVTRTRDVDAEISAWRERREAARAAETQAARADAANEPRRRRRRLFRRR, from the coding sequence ATGTCGGACGCGATGGGAGAGGCGGCTCGGTACCGCGCCCACCAGGCGGTCGGTGAGGCGCCGGAGGCGGATGCCGACACGCCGCCGCCCATGACGCTGAACGCTCAGAACAAGGCGGAGTTCGTCGAGACCGCGATCCAGATCGCGATCCGGCAGGGGCAGTTCGATGACCTGCCTGGTGCGGGCAAGCCGCTGGAGGGGCTGGGCACGCATCATGATCCCGACTGGTGGATCCGTCGCAAGATCGAGACCGAGAACCTGTCGGGGCTGGGGCCGCCCGCGCTGATGCTGCGCGTGGAGGACCGTGGGCTCGCCGACGATCTCGATCGGCTCACCAACGAGCAGGACGTGCGTGACGTTGTCGAGGACTTCAACCGCCGTGTCATCGATGCGCGCCGGCAACTCAACGGCGGCCCGCCGGTCGTCACGCGCACGCGCGACGTCGACGCCGAGATCTCGGCCTGGCGGGAGCGCCGTGAGGCCGCACGGGCCGCCGAGACGCAGGCGGCGAGGGCGGATGCTGCGAACGAGCCTCGACGACGACGCCGCCGACTCTTCCGACGCCGGTGA
- a CDS encoding serine hydrolase — protein sequence MSPHSSSVPEPVEGARASLRRARHRGRRAPRRAAVGRRSFGSSLRALQELAQSGAQVSVHVADLDTGDVVLSGDDHVALPIAGLGVVPVLVETAAGLETGRIEPLQIIDRVRAQFVAGSGLWRSLRAPALPMVDLAVLAAAAGDPNAANALLDVVGHDQVRARMVSLGMPRSAVLDRFRDKRGPDDAPHVAVGTTREFAGLMAALVNSKVVNAAVSAQVSEWLSLNHDLSLVASATGLDPFAHDQDAHGLLFINKTGRDRGVRAEAGVLGGPRAGVAYALTVCFDDLSISHRLRAHEAFRILGTDLMEYAH from the coding sequence GTGTCCCCGCACTCCTCTTCTGTTCCCGAGCCCGTCGAAGGCGCCCGCGCGTCGTTGCGCCGTGCGCGGCACCGTGGGCGTCGCGCGCCCCGTCGCGCCGCGGTCGGTCGTCGTTCGTTCGGGTCGAGTCTGCGCGCACTGCAGGAGCTCGCTCAGTCCGGCGCCCAGGTGTCAGTGCACGTCGCCGACCTCGACACCGGCGACGTTGTGCTCTCTGGAGACGACCACGTCGCGCTGCCCATCGCCGGGCTCGGCGTCGTGCCCGTGCTGGTCGAGACGGCGGCAGGTCTGGAGACCGGCCGGATCGAGCCGTTGCAGATCATCGACCGTGTCCGTGCGCAGTTCGTCGCGGGCTCCGGCCTGTGGCGCAGTCTGCGTGCACCGGCGTTGCCGATGGTCGACCTCGCGGTGCTCGCGGCGGCCGCCGGCGATCCGAACGCGGCCAACGCGCTACTCGACGTCGTCGGTCATGACCAGGTGCGTGCCCGTATGGTGAGCCTCGGCATGCCGCGTAGCGCCGTTCTCGACAGATTCCGCGACAAGCGCGGCCCCGACGACGCCCCGCACGTCGCGGTCGGAACGACGCGTGAGTTCGCCGGGCTCATGGCCGCCCTGGTGAACTCCAAGGTCGTCAACGCCGCGGTCAGTGCACAGGTCTCGGAATGGCTGAGCTTGAACCACGACCTGAGCCTGGTCGCTTCGGCGACGGGGCTCGACCCGTTCGCCCATGATCAGGACGCCCACGGGCTGCTGTTCATCAACAAGACCGGACGTGACCGCGGCGTGCGCGCTGAGGCCGGTGTGCTGGGTGGTCCGCGCGCCGGTGTCGCCTATGCGCTCACGGTCTGCTTCGATGACCTCTCGATCAGCCACCGCCTGCGGGCGCATGAGGCCTTCCGCATTCTCGGCACCGACCTCATGGAGTACGCGCACTGA